In a single window of the Streptomyces sp. NBC_00353 genome:
- a CDS encoding ABC transporter permease, with product MAVPVAFFAVFFAHPVVAIVGRGLKADGVWQFGRIGEVLSRPDILDVLWFTTWQALASTALTLLIALPGAYVFARFDFPGKQLLRAVVTVPFVLPTVVVGTAFLALLGRGGFLDELAGVRLDTTVWAILLAHVFFNYAVVVRTVGGLWSQLDPRQEEAARVLGAGRFAAWRRVTLPALAPAVAAAALMVFLFTFTSFGVVQILGGPAYSTLEVEIYRQTAQLLDLPTAAVLTMVQFAAVGAILAVHAWTVRRRETALKLVDPAQTARRPRGAGQRALLGGVLLTVLVLILLPLGVLVERSLDVPGGHGFDYYRALRSADASGSTFLVAPLEAVWNSLQYAVVATVIALVVGGLAAAALTRRAGRLVRGFDALLMLPLGVSAVTVGFGFLITLDKPPLDLRTTWILVPLAQALVGVPFVVRTMLPVLRAVDGRLREAATVLGASPLRAWREVDLPLVRRALLVAAGFAFAVSLGEFGATVFIARPDNPTLPVAVARLLGRSGELNYGQAMALSTILMLVCAVSLLLLERIRPDRSGEF from the coding sequence ATGGCCGTGCCCGTCGCGTTCTTCGCGGTGTTCTTCGCCCACCCCGTCGTCGCGATAGTCGGCCGCGGGCTGAAGGCCGACGGCGTCTGGCAGTTCGGCCGGATCGGCGAGGTGCTGAGCCGGCCGGACATCCTCGACGTCCTCTGGTTCACCACCTGGCAGGCGCTCGCCTCGACCGCGCTGACCCTGCTGATCGCGCTGCCCGGCGCCTATGTCTTCGCCCGCTTCGACTTTCCCGGCAAACAGCTGCTGCGGGCGGTCGTCACCGTGCCGTTCGTCCTGCCGACCGTCGTCGTCGGGACGGCCTTCCTGGCGCTGCTGGGGCGCGGCGGCTTCCTCGACGAACTGGCGGGCGTACGGCTCGACACCACCGTGTGGGCGATCCTGCTCGCCCATGTCTTCTTCAACTACGCGGTGGTCGTACGGACTGTCGGTGGGCTGTGGTCGCAGCTCGACCCACGGCAGGAGGAGGCCGCCCGGGTGCTGGGCGCCGGACGGTTCGCGGCGTGGCGGCGGGTGACGCTGCCGGCCCTCGCGCCCGCCGTGGCCGCCGCGGCGCTGATGGTCTTCCTCTTCACGTTCACCTCCTTCGGGGTCGTGCAGATCCTCGGAGGCCCGGCGTACTCCACGCTGGAGGTGGAGATCTACCGGCAGACCGCCCAGCTGCTCGACCTCCCCACGGCCGCCGTGCTGACGATGGTGCAGTTCGCCGCCGTCGGCGCGATCCTGGCCGTACACGCGTGGACCGTGCGGCGCAGGGAGACCGCGCTGAAGCTGGTCGACCCGGCGCAGACCGCCCGCAGGCCGCGCGGCGCCGGGCAGCGGGCACTGCTCGGCGGGGTCCTGCTGACCGTGCTGGTGCTGATCCTGCTGCCGCTCGGTGTGCTGGTGGAGCGCTCGCTGGACGTGCCCGGCGGGCACGGCTTCGACTACTACCGCGCCCTGCGGTCCGCGGACGCGAGCGGCAGCACCTTCCTGGTCGCGCCGCTCGAGGCGGTCTGGAACTCACTCCAGTACGCCGTGGTCGCGACCGTGATCGCGCTGGTCGTCGGCGGGCTCGCGGCGGCGGCGCTGACGAGGCGCGCCGGACGGCTCGTCCGTGGCTTCGACGCACTGCTGATGCTGCCGCTCGGGGTGTCCGCGGTCACCGTCGGCTTCGGTTTCCTGATCACGCTGGACAAGCCTCCGCTGGATCTGCGGACCACCTGGATCCTGGTGCCGCTGGCCCAGGCACTGGTCGGTGTGCCGTTCGTCGTACGCACGATGCTGCCTGTCCTGCGGGCGGTGGACGGTCGGCTGCGCGAGGCGGCGACGGTGCTCGGCGCGTCACCGCTGCGGGCCTGGCGCGAGGTCGACCTGCCGCTGGTGCGGCGGGCGCTGCTGGTCGCGGCGGGTTTCGCGTTCGCCGTCTCGCTCGGCGAGTTCGGGGCGACGGTGTTCATCGCGCGGCCCGACAACCCGACGCTGCCGGTCGCCGTGGCCCGGTTGCTCGGGCGGTCCGGCGAGCTCAACTACGGCCAGGCGATGGCCCTCAGCACGATCTTGATGCTGGTGTGCGCGGTGTCGCTGCTGCTGCTCGAACGTATCCGCCCGGATCGGTCCGGGGAGTTCTGA
- a CDS encoding thiamine ABC transporter substrate-binding protein: MSTTSTTRRTKQLAATAVAAALGVTALAGCGSSDGSASGSGGTKGSGSKTVTLVSHDSFNASKDVLKAFTEETGYTVKVLKSGDAGAALNQEILTKGSPRGDVFFGVDNTLLSRALDNGLFTPYEAKGSDRVAADTQLDATKHRVTPIDTGDICINYDKKYFADRKLAPPTTFDDLAKPAYKNLLVTENAATSSPGLGFLLGTVATYGESGYQDYWKKLKSNGVKVVDGWEQAYNEEFSGSVGGKKAKADRPLVVSYASSPPAEVLYAKPQPTEAPTGVATGTCFRQIEFAGLLNGAKNEAGGKALLDFLISKKFQEDMPLNMFVSPVTEDAKLPEIFTEFGATVDKPTTVAPDTIAKNREQWVQSWSSLVVK, encoded by the coding sequence ATGAGCACCACCAGTACCACGCGCCGCACCAAGCAGCTTGCGGCGACGGCCGTCGCCGCCGCGCTCGGCGTCACGGCACTCGCCGGCTGCGGCAGTTCCGACGGCTCGGCCTCCGGGTCCGGCGGCACGAAGGGCTCCGGGTCCAAGACCGTGACCCTGGTCAGCCATGACTCCTTCAACGCCTCCAAGGACGTACTGAAGGCGTTCACCGAGGAGACCGGCTACACCGTCAAGGTGCTCAAGAGCGGTGACGCCGGCGCCGCACTCAACCAGGAGATCCTGACCAAGGGCTCCCCGCGCGGCGATGTGTTCTTCGGCGTCGACAACACGCTGCTCTCCCGCGCCCTCGACAACGGTCTGTTCACGCCGTACGAGGCGAAGGGGAGCGACCGGGTCGCGGCCGACACCCAGCTGGACGCGACCAAGCACCGGGTCACGCCGATCGACACCGGCGACATCTGCATCAACTACGACAAGAAGTACTTCGCCGACAGGAAGCTCGCGCCGCCGACGACCTTCGACGACCTGGCGAAGCCGGCGTACAAGAACCTCCTCGTCACGGAGAACGCCGCGACCTCGTCGCCCGGGCTCGGCTTCCTGCTGGGCACCGTCGCCACCTACGGCGAGAGCGGCTACCAGGATTACTGGAAGAAGCTGAAGAGCAACGGTGTCAAGGTCGTCGACGGCTGGGAGCAGGCGTACAACGAGGAGTTCTCCGGCTCCGTGGGCGGCAAGAAGGCCAAGGCCGACCGTCCGCTCGTCGTGTCGTACGCCTCCAGTCCGCCGGCCGAGGTGCTGTACGCGAAGCCGCAGCCGACCGAGGCCCCGACAGGGGTCGCGACCGGCACCTGCTTCCGTCAGATCGAGTTCGCGGGGCTGCTGAACGGCGCGAAGAACGAGGCGGGGGGCAAGGCTCTGCTGGACTTCCTGATCAGCAAGAAGTTCCAGGAGGACATGCCGCTCAACATGTTCGTGAGCCCGGTCACCGAGGACGCGAAGCTGCCGGAGATCTTCACCGAGTTCGGCGCGACGGTCGACAAGCCGACCACCGTGGCCCCTGACACCATCGCCAAGAACCGTGAGCAGTGGGTCCAGTCGTGGTCCTCGCTCGTAGTGAAGTAG
- a CDS encoding serine/threonine-protein kinase gives MSESLEPRGDRRTLEEAALADQLCALFDSLGISYRRYAAGRPYDHSTVYRYLKGERPPTWGFIHDLLYAVAEAQGTVPTAEVIGLFRKLHNEVLRAGSNPQHKVLFLEQQLAEAHRRARQAAVREQYLAQAVEEHQNRIRNLEIGHRELEATAAATASETEDERAQLIAEIEELKAKLARTRHLHQQAEERCNQLERQLAESEAQAQLTSPALSTARGKTDDERRDAEDVAASIVQAAEREAEEHRTKAQQELRELQRRKRVLDEELSRNLPRPGAPLPPRLLMSAEAGFPSASAGNGPDGSSDDWVGVLVAGRYRLERELGRGGMGRVWEALDTTTDRTVALKGLRDVPDSDERDEWVRRARREAQALSRVKHQHVVGFHNVVEESGQVWIAMERFAPRTLGDVLREQGPLTVMHATDIGLQVLRALRAVHGAEVLHRDVKPDNILFHADGSALLMDFGIATYRGAPRVTQVGQVIGALEYLAPELVSVDPEDRRPASAASDLWSLGVTLYEMVEGRRPFEGVNDYEILLALRESQIPPMQFAGRLAAPIRALLHRDPTRRPNADAAERLLELSRYTSTPPRGLLLDEIDRGPNESSRPPQQRDSTGSSGLLHWWSRFRRRSSQ, from the coding sequence GTGTCGGAAAGTCTGGAGCCGCGGGGAGACCGTCGCACGCTTGAGGAAGCTGCCCTTGCTGATCAGCTGTGTGCGCTGTTCGACAGCCTTGGCATCTCCTACCGTCGTTATGCGGCTGGTCGCCCGTATGACCACTCCACGGTCTACCGCTACCTCAAAGGGGAGCGTCCGCCTACATGGGGCTTCATCCACGACCTCCTGTACGCCGTTGCTGAGGCGCAGGGGACCGTACCGACGGCTGAGGTAATCGGGCTCTTCCGAAAGCTGCACAACGAGGTGCTGAGGGCCGGGAGCAACCCGCAGCACAAGGTGTTGTTCCTCGAGCAACAGCTAGCCGAAGCCCACAGACGGGCTCGCCAGGCCGCGGTCAGAGAGCAATACCTCGCTCAGGCGGTGGAAGAACACCAGAACCGCATCCGGAACCTGGAGATTGGCCACCGCGAACTCGAAGCCACAGCAGCCGCAACGGCTTCTGAGACCGAGGACGAGCGAGCCCAGCTCATTGCCGAAATAGAAGAGCTGAAGGCCAAGCTGGCACGGACCCGCCACCTCCACCAGCAGGCCGAAGAACGCTGCAACCAGTTGGAACGGCAGCTTGCCGAGTCCGAAGCTCAAGCTCAGCTGACATCACCCGCCCTGTCGACTGCACGTGGCAAGACAGACGACGAGCGGAGGGACGCGGAAGATGTAGCAGCCAGCATCGTCCAGGCTGCCGAGCGGGAGGCCGAGGAGCATCGGACCAAAGCACAGCAGGAGTTGCGAGAGCTGCAACGCAGGAAACGGGTCCTGGACGAAGAGTTGTCCCGGAACCTACCGCGCCCTGGTGCACCGCTGCCTCCACGCCTGCTGATGTCGGCCGAGGCGGGCTTCCCCTCAGCGTCAGCTGGCAACGGGCCCGACGGGAGTTCCGACGACTGGGTCGGCGTGCTGGTCGCAGGCAGGTACCGGCTGGAACGCGAACTCGGGCGCGGTGGGATGGGACGTGTGTGGGAGGCGTTGGACACTACAACGGACCGGACAGTGGCCTTGAAAGGGCTGCGGGATGTTCCGGACTCCGATGAGCGGGACGAGTGGGTGCGACGGGCACGACGTGAAGCGCAAGCACTCAGCCGGGTCAAACACCAACACGTCGTCGGGTTCCACAATGTGGTCGAGGAGAGCGGCCAGGTGTGGATCGCGATGGAGCGGTTCGCACCACGCACGCTGGGCGATGTGCTGCGGGAGCAGGGACCGCTGACGGTGATGCATGCGACAGACATCGGGCTCCAGGTTCTCCGTGCGCTGAGGGCGGTGCATGGGGCTGAAGTCCTTCACCGCGACGTGAAGCCGGACAACATCCTGTTTCACGCTGACGGAAGTGCACTGTTGATGGACTTCGGGATCGCCACGTACAGGGGAGCTCCCCGAGTCACTCAGGTCGGCCAGGTCATCGGCGCGCTGGAGTACCTGGCGCCGGAGCTCGTCAGCGTGGATCCAGAGGATCGGCGCCCGGCCTCGGCGGCCTCTGACCTGTGGTCCCTGGGAGTGACGCTTTACGAGATGGTGGAGGGCAGACGGCCCTTTGAGGGAGTGAATGACTACGAAATCCTGCTGGCTTTGCGGGAGTCGCAGATTCCACCCATGCAGTTCGCTGGTCGCCTCGCCGCGCCGATCAGGGCTCTGCTCCACAGAGACCCAACTCGGCGTCCGAACGCCGATGCAGCGGAGAGGCTGCTGGAACTCTCTCGCTACACGAGTACCCCTCCTCGCGGTCTACTGCTAGACGAGATTGATCGAGGGCCGAACGAGTCCTCACGGCCGCCGCAGCAGAGAGACTCCACTGGATCCAGCGGACTCCTTCACTGGTGGTCGCGCTTCCGACGCCGCTCCAGCCAGTAG
- a CDS encoding right-handed parallel beta-helix repeat-containing protein encodes MLMRTARAVWRRWAAAGAVVVTAGAVGPVGAVPAAAGTVVNCKDDPGALQPAITSAAPGATLRVKGRCTGPFTITKDLTLIGQKRAVLDGNQAGSTVTVTGAVRVRLDRLTITNSTVSDGGGIRNAGGTVTLKDSTVEGNTATDRGGGIFNDFGATLTLKDSTVERNAAANRGGGIFNDFGATLTLKESTVERNTATNRGGGISNLGTVTLKDSTVKHNTATTTGGGGIFNDIGGTLTLNGSEVERNTARDFGGGGIRNFRGTVTLNGSEVERNTADFGGGIYTDIGPVTLKDSTVKHNTATTNGGGIAVDLSTVTLDESTVRDNEPDNCFPPGSVPGCTG; translated from the coding sequence ATGCTCATGCGAACAGCGCGGGCGGTGTGGCGCCGATGGGCGGCGGCGGGGGCGGTGGTGGTGACGGCGGGGGCGGTCGGCCCGGTCGGGGCGGTGCCGGCCGCGGCCGGCACCGTGGTGAACTGCAAGGACGACCCCGGAGCCCTGCAGCCCGCGATCACTAGTGCCGCCCCGGGGGCGACGCTGCGGGTGAAGGGGAGGTGCACCGGCCCCTTCACCATCACCAAGGACCTGACCCTGATCGGCCAGAAGCGCGCGGTCCTCGACGGCAACCAGGCCGGCTCCACCGTGACGGTCACCGGAGCCGTCCGGGTACGGCTGGACAGGCTGACCATCACCAACAGCACGGTCTCCGACGGAGGCGGCATCCGCAACGCCGGCGGCACAGTGACGCTGAAAGACTCCACGGTGGAGGGCAACACCGCGACAGACCGCGGCGGCGGCATCTTCAACGACTTCGGCGCCACGCTGACGCTGAAAGACTCCACGGTGGAGCGCAACGCCGCGGCAAACCGCGGCGGCGGCATCTTCAACGACTTCGGCGCCACGCTGACGCTGAAAGAGTCCACGGTGGAGCGCAACACCGCGACAAATCGCGGCGGCGGCATCAGCAACCTCGGCACGGTGACGCTGAAAGACTCCACGGTGAAGCACAACACCGCGACAACCACCGGCGGCGGCGGCATCTTCAACGACATCGGCGGCACGCTGACGCTGAACGGCTCCGAGGTGGAGCGCAACACGGCGAGAGATTTCGGCGGCGGCGGCATCCGCAACTTCCGCGGCACGGTGACGCTGAACGGCTCCGAGGTGGAGCGCAACACGGCTGACTTCGGCGGCGGCATCTACACCGACATCGGCCCGGTGACGCTGAAGGACTCCACGGTGAAGCACAACACCGCGACAACCAACGGCGGCGGCATCGCCGTCGACCTCAGCACGGTGACGCTGGACGAGTCCACGGTGCGCGACAACGAACCGGACAACTGCTTCCCGCCCGGCAGCGTCCCCGGCTGCACCGGCTGA
- a CDS encoding DUF4158 domain-containing protein: MATRVFADDELERLRRFPEINKEELIRFFTLTPADVGFIDPGRGRSGGPGRWPGAAFSIGPLARC, encoded by the coding sequence GTGGCGACCCGTGTGTTCGCGGATGACGAGCTGGAACGGCTGCGGCGCTTCCCGGAGATCAATAAGGAAGAGCTGATCCGGTTCTTCACACTGACCCCGGCGGACGTGGGGTTCATCGACCCGGGGCGCGGCCGAAGTGGCGGGCCGGGTCGCTGGCCTGGGGCCGCGTTCTCGATCGGCCCTCTAGCCCGCTGCTGA
- the rlmN gene encoding 23S rRNA (adenine(2503)-C(2))-methyltransferase RlmN translates to MPKPGELTFVAPRGAKKPPRHLADLTPAERKEAVAAIGEKPFRAQQLSQHYFARYAHDPAEWTNIPAGSRDKLAEAMFPDLMSVVRHISCDDDTTRKTLWKLHDGTLVESVLMRYPERVTMCISSQAGCGMNCPFCATGQAGLDRNLSTAEIVHQIVDGMRALRDGEVPGGPARLSNIVFMGMGEPLANYKRVVGAIRRLTDPEPDGLGLSQRGITVSTVGLVPAMLRFADEGFKCRLAVSLHAPDDELRDTLVPVNTRWKVREVLDAAWEYAEKSGRRISIEYALIRDINDQAWRGDLLGRLLKGKRVHVNLIPLNPTPGSKWTASRPEDEKAFVEAIAAHGVPVTVRDTRGQEIDGACGQLAASER, encoded by the coding sequence ATGCCTAAGCCCGGAGAACTCACTTTCGTCGCGCCCCGCGGAGCCAAGAAGCCGCCGCGGCACCTCGCTGACCTCACGCCCGCCGAGCGCAAGGAAGCCGTCGCCGCGATCGGCGAGAAGCCTTTCCGCGCGCAGCAGCTGTCGCAGCACTACTTCGCGCGGTACGCGCACGACCCGGCGGAGTGGACCAACATCCCGGCCGGTTCACGGGACAAGCTCGCCGAGGCGATGTTCCCCGACCTGATGTCCGTGGTCCGGCACATCAGCTGTGACGACGACACCACCCGTAAGACGCTGTGGAAGCTGCATGACGGGACGCTGGTCGAGTCCGTCCTCATGCGGTACCCGGAGCGGGTGACGATGTGCATCTCGTCGCAGGCCGGATGCGGGATGAACTGCCCGTTCTGCGCGACGGGGCAGGCCGGTCTGGACCGCAATCTGTCGACCGCCGAGATCGTCCACCAGATCGTGGACGGCATGCGGGCGCTGCGCGACGGAGAGGTGCCGGGCGGGCCCGCGCGGCTCTCCAACATCGTCTTCATGGGCATGGGCGAGCCCCTGGCCAACTACAAGCGGGTGGTCGGCGCGATCCGCCGGCTGACCGACCCCGAGCCGGACGGTCTCGGTCTGTCGCAGCGCGGGATCACCGTCTCCACCGTGGGCCTGGTGCCGGCCATGCTGCGCTTCGCCGACGAGGGCTTCAAGTGCCGGCTCGCGGTCTCGCTGCATGCGCCGGACGACGAGCTGCGGGACACGCTCGTGCCGGTGAACACGCGCTGGAAGGTGCGCGAGGTGCTCGACGCGGCCTGGGAGTACGCGGAGAAGTCCGGCCGCCGGATCTCCATCGAGTACGCGCTGATCCGCGACATCAACGACCAGGCCTGGCGTGGTGACCTGCTCGGCCGGCTCCTCAAGGGCAAGCGCGTGCATGTCAACCTGATTCCGTTGAACCCGACGCCCGGCTCGAAGTGGACGGCCTCGCGGCCCGAGGACGAGAAGGCGTTCGTCGAGGCGATCGCCGCCCACGGGGTGCCCGTGACCGTGCGGGACACCCGCGGTCAGGAGATCGACGGGGCGTGCGGACAGCTGGCGGCATCCGAGCGCTGA
- a CDS encoding DUF6233 domain-containing protein, which yields MSESLSRLDRLRIVREWQAYQLGRTDRTIAELEEREAAAARAARTLPPPAPDWKLSLLRAGGTSHADAVHTGDCGMGGKRTKPMTREQAPRALTEDGITACPYCRPDRELGVL from the coding sequence GTGTCCGAAAGCCTCTCTCGTCTGGATCGCCTGCGCATCGTGCGCGAGTGGCAGGCGTACCAGCTCGGCCGAACCGATCGGACCATCGCCGAGCTGGAAGAACGCGAGGCCGCAGCCGCCCGGGCAGCACGCACCCTGCCGCCACCGGCACCCGACTGGAAACTCTCCCTGCTACGCGCGGGCGGCACGTCCCACGCCGACGCCGTCCACACAGGCGACTGCGGCATGGGCGGCAAGAGAACCAAACCGATGACCCGGGAGCAGGCCCCGCGTGCGCTCACGGAAGACGGCATCACGGCCTGCCCCTACTGCCGGCCGGACAGAGAGCTTGGAGTGCTGTGA